The following proteins come from a genomic window of Musa acuminata AAA Group cultivar baxijiao chromosome BXJ1-7, Cavendish_Baxijiao_AAA, whole genome shotgun sequence:
- the LOC135679539 gene encoding uncharacterized protein ycf23-like, translating to MAHGAAAGVLPMPLCPAAKQSSSGQLHGRADPLLHLRQASRAGRRQLKRWPSFTTRASASTVKESVLRDFRQRRALKIISGLQNFDKDKVASVVIAAEKGGATHVDIACDQELVKLALGLTSLPICVSSVDPLAFPPAVEAGAQMVEIGNYDSFYEMGIQFSSEQILKLARDARRILPSVTLSVTVPHMLNLPDQVKLAELLEQEGADIIQTEGGKYSSPSKPGVLGLIEKATPTLAAAYSISRAVKIPVMCSSGLSAVTAPMALTAGAAGVGVGSAVNKLNDVVAMIAEVKSIAESLGLLSRCASEELSSARQ from the exons ATGGCGCATGGAGCAGCGGCGGGAGTCCTTCCGATGCCATTGTGCCCTGCAGCCAAACAAAGCTCCTCTGGTCAGCTCCATGGCCGCGCTGACCCCCTCCTCCATCTGCGGCAGGCATCACGCGCTGGCCGACGCCAACTAAAACGTTGGCCTTCGTTCACCACGAGAGCCTCGGCTTCGACAGTGAAGGAGTCCGTCCTCAGAGACTTCCGCCAGAGGAGAGCTCTGAAG ATCATCTCAGGACTCCAAAACTTCGACAAAGACAAGGTGGCCTCCGTCGTTATAGCTGCGGAGAAG GGGGGTGCTACGCATGTTGATATAGCCTGTGACCAGGAATTGGTGAAGCTTGCTTTGGGCTTGACCTCTCTTCCG ATCTGTGTCTCCTCAGTAGATCCTCTAGCGTTTCCTCCTGCAGTGGAAGCAGGCGCCCAAATG GTCGAAATTGGTAATTATGATTCGTTTTATGAGATGGGTATTCAGTTCTCCTCCGAGCAG ATTCTAAAGCTAGCAAGGGATGCAAGAAGAATTCTTCCATCTGTTACACTATCTGTAACTGTGCCTCATATGCTAAATCTCCCTGATCAG GTGAAGCTAGCTGAGTTACTGGAACAGGAAGGTGCTGATATAATTCAAACCGAAGGAGGGAAATACTCTAGTCCATCGAAACCTGGTGTCCTTGGTCTGATCGAGAAG GCAACACCAACACTAGCGGCTGCATATTCCATTTCTCGAGCAGTCAAAATTCCAGTTATGTGCTCATCTGGATTAAGTGCTGTTACAGCACCGATGGCCTTAACAGCAGGAGCAGCAGGAGTG GGTGTGGGTTCAGCTGTGAACAAGCTCAATGATGTGGTTGCGATGATCGCAGAAGTCAAAAGTATTGCTGAGTCACTAGGCCTACTCTCCAGATGTGCATCCGAGGAGCTGAGCTCGGCTCGGCAGTAG
- the LOC135679540 gene encoding WRKY transcription factor 71-like: protein MHSMKGATEESSSFSLSDQPRLLFVYHVSGALSMAGDQGREHYHFLLHDELSALFSQKPPGGAADPGPRDFHLQAVSPLLSFTDLLHGPAMDYDSLGRDLGLSCSAPSGVVGSGGTASRELMTGGNDYARYGCGGGATPLTPNSSVSSSSTEAAGEEDGERCKKDQLKQEDEEEEEQQAKDDDEGGDTSKKVNKTKKKGEKRQRQPRFAFVTKSEVDHLDDGYRWRKYGQKAVKNSPYPRSYYRCTTQKCPVKKRVERSHQDPTIVITTYEGKHNHQNPATARGSTHLIASLPMMSTSFCQELMMHQIPQLNSIDTQQGNTNPNVFLASLLPSLQQSHFPDYGLLQDIVPSMVDGSQP, encoded by the exons ATGCATAGTATGAAGGGAGCAACGGAAGAgtcttcctctttctctctctcggaCCAACCTCGTCTCCTCTTCGTTTACCACGTCTCTGGCGCACTGTCCATGGCTGGAGATCAGGGGAGGGAGCATTACCACTTCCTGTTACATGACGAGTTGTCGGCGCTCTTCTCCCAGAAGCCACCGGGCGGCGCAGCAGACCCTGGTCCTCGCGACTTCCACCTGCAGGCAGTGTCGCCGCTCCTGAGCTTCACCGACTTGTTGCATGGCCCGGCAATGGACTACGACTCGCTAGGTAGAGATTTGGGTTTGTCATGTTCGGCGCCGTCAGGTGTGGTTGGTTCCGGTGGGACGGCGTCCCGTGAGCTGATGACTGGTGGTAACGACTATGCTCGTTACGGGTGCGGTGGAGGTGCGACCCCGCTGACACCGAATTCTTCGGTCTCTTCATCGTCCACTGAGGCAGCAGGCGAAGAGGACGGAGAACGGTGTAAGAAGGATCAGCTGAagcaggaggatgaggaggaggaggagcaacaAGCCAAGGATGATGATGAAGGGGGCGATACGTCTAAGAAAGT GAATAAAACcaagaagaaaggagagaaaaggcAAAGGCAGCCCCGTTTCGCCTTCGTGACCAAAAGCGAGGTTGATCATCTCGACGATGGCTACCGGTGGAGGAAATATGGCCAGAAAGCAGTCAAGAACAGCCCTTATCCGAG AAGCTACTATCGTTGCACGACTCAGAAGTGCCCGGTGAAGAAGAGGGTGGAGAGGTCCCATCAAGATCCCACGATCGTGATTACCACCTACGAAGGCAAACACAATCATCAGAACCCTGCAACAGCTCGAGGGAGCACACACCTGATAGCATCTCTTCCCATGATGTCGACCAGCTTCTGCCAGGAGCTCATGATGCACCAAATCCCGCAACTTAACAGCATCGACACCCAGCAAGGGAACACGAACCCTAATGTGTTCCTCGCGAGCCTACTGCCTTCGCTCCAGCAGTCTCACTTCCCCGACTACGGTCTCCTGCAGGACATCGTTCCTTCCATGGTCGACGGCAGCCAACCATGA
- the LOC135679542 gene encoding cytochrome P450 CYP72A616-like: MDAPAVSCKSMAVGDSVSEDMAWSLVWGVGGLLLLVWALRTLNWAWWTPRRLERALRAQGLNGTPYRFPNGDLKENVRLDKEALSTPMPLTHNIVPRVLPFLRRAIDEYGKICFTWFGPVPRVTIMDPELVREVLSNKFGHFGKPKGILLGRFFRGLVSYEGEKWVKHRRIMNPAFHVEKLKRMLPAFCACCSDLMSRWENLVGSEACYELDVWPEFQSFTGDVISRAAFGSSYEEGRRIFQLQAEQAELLVQSIQNLYIPGYMFLPTPKNKRIKAVNREVRALLRGIIKKREHAIKLGQASNDDLLGILMESNLEHYQEHGNKNAGMTTEDVIEECKLFYFAGQETTSVLLTWTMIVLSMHPGWQIRARQEVLQVFGERKPDFDGLSHLKNVTMILYEVLRLYPPVVFLQRQTYKTMKLGDVIYPPGVMLLMPVIFIHHDPNCWGKDANEFNPERFAEGVSKASKDQVAFFPFGGGPRICIGQNFALLEAKMGLSMILQRFSFELSPSYTHSPHKLVTLQPQHGAQIRLRRL, encoded by the exons ATGGACGCGCCGGCCGTCTCTTGTAAGTCCATGGCCGTGGGTGATTCCGTGTCAGAAGACATGGCGTGGAGCCTCGTGTGGGGTGTGGGCGGGCTGCTGCTTCTGGTGTGGGCGCTGAGGACGCTGAACTGGGCGTGGTGGACGCCGAGGCGGCTGGAGCGCGCGCTCCGGGCGCAGGGGCTCAACGGCACCCCCTACCGCTTCCCCAACGGCGATCTCAAGGAGAACGTGCGGCTCGACAAAGAGGCGCTCTCCACGCCCATGCCTCTCACCCACAACATCGTCCCTCGCGTCCTCCCTTTTCTCCGTCGCGCCATCGACGAGTACG GCAAGATATGCTTCACTTGGTTTGGACCAGTACCCCGAGTGACGATTATGGATCCCGAGTTGGTGAGGGAGGTTCTTTCCAACAAGTTCGGCCACTTTGGTAAGCCCAAAGGAATCCTCCTCGGAAGGTTCTTTAGAGGACTTGTTTCGTACGAAGGCGAAAAGTGGGTGAAACATAGGAGGATTATGAATCCTGCTTTCCATGTTGAGAAGTTGAAG CGAATGTTGCCAGCATTCTGTGCTTGCTGTAGTGATCTGATGAGCAGGTGGGAGAACCTGGTTGGCTCCGAGGCATGTTACGAGTTGGATGTTTGGCCTGAGTTCCAAAGCTTCACCGGAGATGTCATTTCACGAGCAGCTTTTGGTAGCAGTTACGAAGAAGGAAGACGAATTTTCCAACTCCAAGCCGAGCAGGCTGAACTCCTTGTCCAGTCTATCCAAAATCTATACATCCCAGGTTACAT GTTTCTTCCGACCCCTAAGAACAAGAGAATAAAAGCAGTCAATAGAGAGGTCCGAGCACTTCTTCGAGGCATAATAAAGAAGAGGGAACATGCTATAAAATTGGGTCAAGCAAGCAACGATGACCTGTTAGGCATATTGATGGAGTCCAATTTAGAGCACTACCAAGAACATGGGAACAAGAATGCTGGGATGACTACAGAGGATGTGATTGAGGAATGCAAGCTGTTCTACTTTGCAGGGCAAGAAACAACATCTGTGCTGCTAACATGGACAATGATCGTCTTGAGCATGCATCCAGGCTGGCAGATTCGGGCTAGGCAAGAGGTTCTTCAAGTCTTCGgagaacgcaaaccagattttgatggcttgagtcACTTAAAGAAT GTTACAATGATTCTATATGAGGTTCTCAGGCTATACCCACCAGTGGTTTTCCTCCAGAGGCAGACATACAAGACAATGAAACTTGGAGATGTGATTTACCCACCAGGTGTGATGCTTTTGATGCCGGTAATCTTCATTCACCATGATCCAAACTGCTGGGGCAAAGATGCCAACGAGTTCAATCCAGAGAGATTTGCAGAAGGGGTTTCAAAGGCATCAAAAGACCAGGTCGCATTCTTTCCATTCGGTGGGGGTCCTCGAATCTGCATTGGCCAGAACTTTGCATTGCTGGAAGCCAAGATGGGACTAAGTATGATCCTTCAACGATTCTCATTTGAGCTTTCACCATCTTATACCCATTCTCCACACAAACTTGTAACTCTTCAACCTCAACATGGTGCTCAAATAAGGTTACGTAGGCTTTGA
- the LOC135679543 gene encoding cytochrome P450 CYP72A616-like, whose protein sequence is MDAPAVSCKSMAVGDSVSEDMAWSLVWGVGGLLLLVWALRTLNWAWWTPRRLERALRAQGLNGTPYRFPNGDLKENVRLAKEALSTPMPLTHNIVPRVLPFLRRAIDEYGKICFTWFGPVPRVTIMDPELVREVLSNKFGHFGKPKGNPLGRFLFRGLVSYEGEKWVKHRRIMNPAFHVEKLKRMLPAFCACCSDLMSRWENLVGSEACYEMDVWPEFQSFTGDVISRTAFGSSYEEGRRIFQLQAEQAELLIQSIQNLYIPGYMFLPTPKNKRIKAVNREVRVLLRGIIKKREQAIKLGKASNDDLLGLLMESNLEHYQEHGNKNAGMTTEDVIEECKLFYFAGQETTAVLLTWTMIVLSMHPGWQIRARQEVLQVFGERKPDFDGLSHLKNVTMILYEVLRLYPPAVFLQRQTHKTMKLGDVIYPPGVTLLLPVIFIHHDPNYWGKDANEFNPERFAEGVSKASKDHVAFFPFGGGPRICIGQNFALLEAKMGLSMILQRFSFELSPSYAHCPHTLITLQPQHGAQIRLRRI, encoded by the exons ATGGACGCGCCGGCCGTCTCTTGTAAGTCCATGGCCGTGGGTGATTCCGTGTCAGAAGACATGGCGTGGAGCCTCGTGTGGGGTGTGGGCGGGCTGCTGCTTCTGGTGTGGGCGCTGAGGACGCTGAATTGGGCGTGGTGGACGCCGAGGCGGCTGGAGCGCGCGCTCCGGGCGCAGGGGCTCAACGGCACCCCCTACCGCTTCCCCAACGGCGATCTCAAGGAGAACGTGCGGCTCGCCAAAGAGGCGCTCTCCACGCCCATGCCTCTCACCCACAACATCGTCCCTCGCGTCCTCCCTTTTCTCCGTCGCGCCATCGACGAGTACG GCAAGATATGCTTCACTTGGTTTGGACCAGTACCTCGAGTGACGATTATGGATCCCGAGTTGGTGAGGGAGGTTCTTTCCAACAAGTTCGGCCACTTTGGTAAGCCCAAAGGAAACCCCCTCGGAAGGTTTCTCTTTAGAGGACTTGTTTCGTACGAAGGCGAAAAGTGGGTGAAACATAGGAGGATTATGAATCCTGCTTTCCATGTTGAGAAGTTGAAG CGAATGTTGCCAGCATTCTGTGCTTGCTGTAGTGATCTGATGAGCAGGTGGGAGAACCTGGTTGGCTCCGAGGCATGTTACGAGATGGATGTTTGGCCTGAGTTCCAAAGCTTCACCGGAGATGTCATTTCACGAACAGCTTTTGGTAGCAGTTACGAAGAAGGAAGACGAATTTTCCAACTCCAAGCCGAGCAGGCTGAACTCCTTATCCAGTCTATCCAAAATCTATACATCCCAGGTTACAT GTTTCTTCCAACCCCTAAGAACAAGAGAATAAAAGCAGTCAATAGAGAGGTCCGAGTACTTCTACGAGGCATAATAAAGAAGAGGGAACAGGCTATAAAATTGGGCAAAGCAAGCAACGATGACCTGTTAGGCTTATTGATGGAGTCCAATTTAGAGCACTACCAAGAACATGGGAACAAGAATGCTGGGATGACTACAGAGGATGTGATTGAGGAATGCAAGCTGTTCTACTTTGCAGGGCAAGAAACAACAGCTGTGCTGCTAACATGGACAATGATCGTCTTGAGCATGCATCCAGGCTGGCAGATTCGGGCTAGGCAAGAGGTTCTTCAAGTCTTCGgagaacgcaaaccagattttgatggcttgagtcACTTAAAGAAT GTTACAATGATTCTATATGAGGTTCTCAGGCTATACCCACCAGCGGTTTTCCTCCAGAGGCAGACACACAAGACAATGAAACTTGGAGATGTGATTTACCCACCAGGTGTGACGCTTTTGTTGCCGGTAATCTTCATTCACCATGATCCGAACTACTGGGGTAAAGATGCCAACGAGTTCAATCCAGAGAGATTTGCAGAAGGGGTTTCAAAGGCATCAAAAGACCATGTCGCATTCTTTCCATTCGGTGGGGGTCCTCGAATCTGCATCGGCCAGAACTTTGCATTGCTGGAAGCCAAGATGGGACTAAGTATGATCCTTCAACGATTCTCGTTTGAGCTTTCACCATCTTATGCCCATTGTCCACACACGCTTATAACTCTTCAGCCTCAACATGGTGCTCAAATAAGGTTACGCAGGATTTGA